The following nucleotide sequence is from Alkalihalobacillus sp. LMS39.
GTGCTGGCATATAAAACGCCCACACTGATCCTACTAATAAGACAAATCGTGAACCTGTTAACAGCCGTTTTGCGTCAACCAGGTGAGAAGCGGGCGCTTCTTCTTGCTTTGTGTCCATATTTAATTACTCATATACTTTATCATAAACAATAGAGTGTGTCAAACTAACAACTTTATTAGTTTAACGAAAAAATGATAAAATGGCAATCCCTTTTTTTTAAAACTTTTCGTTCTGCTTTACTCTAGAAGAAAACAGAACGAAATGTTAATGGAACAAATTGATTAATTTCCTTTGTTTTCAATTTGCTCAGTTAGCTGTGCAATAAACTGTGTTAACGGAATCGATTCTGATTTTTGCTCTCCGTATTTACGAACGTTTACCGCTTCAGTTTCGATTTCTTTATCTCCTAATACAAGCATGTACGGAATTTTTTGCATTTGTGCTTCCCGAATTTTATAGCCGATTTTTTCATCACGTTCATCAATCTCTAAGCGTACACCCGCTTGTTGCAATGCTTCACTTACTTTTTTCGCGTATTCTAAATGTACTTCTGGAGAAACAGGAATCACTTGAACTTGAATGGGAGCAAGCCAAGCAGGAAATGCACCTTTATATTCTTCAATTAAAAAGGCGACAAAACGTTCCATTGTTGATACAACACCACGATGAATGACAACAGGTCGATGTTGCTTCCCATCTTCTCCGACATAGGTTAAGTCAAAGCGTTCTGGTAATAAGAAGTCAAGTTGGACAGTTGATAATGTTTCATCTTTTCCTAACGCCGTACGAACTTGAACATCAAGTTTTGGACCATAGAATGCTGCTTCTCCTTCCGCTTCATAATAGTCGACAGATAAATCGTCCATTGCCTCTTTTAACATTGCTTGCGCCTTTTCCCACATCGCATCATCATCAAAATATTTTTCAGTATCTTCTGGATCCCGATAAGATAAGCGGAACGAATAGCTTTCAATTCCAAAGTCACTATACACTTCTTGAATTAAACGAACTACTCGGATAAATTCCTCTTTAATTTGGTCAGGACGACAGAAAATATGGGCATCGTTTAATGTCATCCCGCGAACACGCTGTAACCCTGTCAAAGCCCCACTCATTTCATAACGGTGCATCGTTCCTAGCTCTGCAATTCGTAAAGGTAATTTACGATAACTATGAATATCGTGCTTATACACCATCATATGATGCGGACAATTCATCGGTCGAAGAACAAGCTGTTCATTGTCCATTTCCATAACTGGAAACATTCCGTCTTGATAATGCTCCCAGTGACCTGATGTTTTATAAAGCTCTGAGCTTCCTAATACAGGTGTATACACATGCTTATAACCAAGTCGTTCTTCTTTATCAACAATGTAGCGCTCAATAATACGACGGATTGACGCTCCTTTTGGAAGCCATAATGGTAGGCCTTGTCCCACTTTTTGTGAATTTGTAAACAAGCTAAGTTCTTTCCCTAATTTACGATGGTCTCGTTCTTTTGCTTCTTCAAGCAAACGTAAATGTTCGTCTAGTTCTGCTTTTTTAAAGAAAGCTGTTCCATAAATTCGTTGTAACATTTGATTATTGCTATCTCCGCGCCAGTAAGCTCCTGCTATACTTAGCAATTTAAATTCTTTCAATTTTCCTGTGGAAGGAACATGGACTCCACGACATAAATCAAAGAAGTCACCTTGTTCATATATCGTCACAGTCTCACCTGTTGGGATTGCTTCAATCAATTCTAGTTTTAACTCATCACCAATTTCTTTATATCGTGCAATCGCTTCTTCACGACTAACTTCTTTACGAACTATCTCAATGTTTTCACCAATGATTTTTTTCATTTCTTTTTCAATACGCGGAAGATCATCGGCTGTAATGGCCACTTCTGAATCAATATCATAGTAAAATCCATTTTCAATGACCGGGCCAACTCCGAGCTTAACTTGTCCATACAAACGTTTTACAGCTTGAGCAAGTAAGTGCGCTGTACTATGACGAAGAATTTCTAGGCTTTCTTCTGAATCTTGCGTAATAATTTCAATTTTCCCCTTTTCAACGATAGGTGTTCGTAAATCAACCAAGTGCCCATCGATTTTCCCAGCTAATGCTTTTTTTCGTAACCCAGGGGATATGGACGCTGCGACATCCTCTGTTGTTATCCCACGGTCAAACTCTTTTATCGCACCATCTGGAAACGTTAATTGTATTGTTGCTTCTGTCACTTTCATTCAGCTCCTTTATCATATAAAAAATAAAAAACACCCATCCCAAAAAAGGGACGAGTGTTGGTCTCGTGGTTCCACCCTTGTTCTATACACAATTTCTGTATATAGCACTTCACATCAGAATAACGGTCTGGGTCCGTTAGCAATTACTAAAACAAACATGTTTGTTCCTCGCTAAAGTTCAGAGGTGGTCAATCGTTTTTCGTGTTAGGAAGCTCCCAGCTAACCTTCCCTCTCTGAAAACCGTAAAAAAGATCGTTGTCCTCATCTTGACTTTTCATATTTATAGTTTATGTAAGTTATTATATGAACAAGAAACAAGAAAATCAAGAGGAGAATGATTTTTTTTACTGAAATGCTTTAGGAACGCTAAACCATTGTCTTGAATGAATACTAACTCGTTCTTGAAATATCGTTTGTATCGTTAATACAACATCATTATCAATTTCATCGGTGTAAATATGTACTTGCTCAGGTGACATACTTACAAGCGGGGAGACAACCATATCATCAATATCGATTTCTCCTTCATAAACAAGGTCATTCTCTAATAACCGCTTTTTTTCTCTTCTTGTCATTTTTTGAAACTGTTCGTTATAAAACAAAAACTTTTGGTCATGGACTAAATGGATGACTTTTCGCTTAGGCTTAACGGATTGCAAATAATATCGAAGACCTTCAACAATGTTTTGGTATTCCTGCTCTAATAAATATTCATCAATCGCTACTTCTACACAATCAATGAGCATTTCACCATATTCCTTTAAGCGAAATGTTAGAAATGGCTCATAATAAAAAATCGTATCTCGATCAAATCCTCGTGAGAATGCCTTATATAACAGGGCATCCCGGTTAAAAAACTTAGAAACCGACGGAATATCCTCCCTGTCGCCTTCCAAAATTTCTTTTGCAATCATTGAGATTTGCTTTTGTTCTTCATGGTCACTGAAGTAAAAAAGCGTTTCAATGATTTCGCATAACCACTCTTCTTCTTTCGTATCAATAACATGGTTTGTGAAAATAGAAACGAGTAGCGGATGAAAGGAATCATAAAAACTGCTGCTCGTATCATTGTACTCGATCAAGATTTTCGATAATCCCTCACATGAAATGGTCCCGACCCCTCCTAACTGCTCAAATAATTCCATGTGTCTTTTTAATTTTGAATAGATGATTTGACAATCATCTTGGGATTCAAAGTGGATTGAAATCACAATATCTCCTCCTAACCAATCAAAAATTCTATTTATGAGTAACTTCTCGTTATGTGTGCACGAAGAATGGCTCTATTTCATTCCTATGACAAGCTTTTTAAAAAATGAATACAAAATTTGTCTACTCACCTTTTTCTTTTTAAAAGGCTATCTTTAGACCTTTTGATGTTTTAATTGTTTAAGAAAGAATGTGGTGTTCGTCCTTACGTTCTAGTCCTTCGCTTTCGTAACTGTGAAAGTATAAATAAAAAAACGCCTACCGATTCCGATAAGCGCTTGAATGGGACTTACCCACATTATATGAATCTTTTTATCCACTATGACACTCTTTTACTATCAACAAACAAAAAAATATACTATGCTATAGGTAGAAACGAAAAAAGTGAGTGATGAGATGGAGCATTATATTCAAACTTTATTATTAAACGTCTTGTTTTTATGTTTCTTTTTACTATTCGTTCCACTACTAATAGAAAGCTGCTCCATAAAAAAAATAATAAAATATAAAAAAAGCATCTTTACTCTTTCAGCTTGTTTTGCAATTATAAGCTGCATTGCTGTTCCAATCTCCATTGATGATGGATTTATCTTTGACTTGCGACTTGTAGCCACCATTGTCGGAAGTTTATATGGTGGCGTTCCTGTCGCTATTTTTTTATGGGCTGTTAATATCCTTTTTCGCATGCTAACAGGTGGGCATGGTGCATATTCTACTATAATTGTATCTACCATTTTGATGGTTATATCGATTGGTTTAC
It contains:
- the ytxC gene encoding putative sporulation protein YtxC — its product is MISIHFESQDDCQIIYSKLKRHMELFEQLGGVGTISCEGLSKILIEYNDTSSSFYDSFHPLLVSIFTNHVIDTKEEEWLCEIIETLFYFSDHEEQKQISMIAKEILEGDREDIPSVSKFFNRDALLYKAFSRGFDRDTIFYYEPFLTFRLKEYGEMLIDCVEVAIDEYLLEQEYQNIVEGLRYYLQSVKPKRKVIHLVHDQKFLFYNEQFQKMTRREKKRLLENDLVYEGEIDIDDMVVSPLVSMSPEQVHIYTDEIDNDVVLTIQTIFQERVSIHSRQWFSVPKAFQ
- the thrS gene encoding threonine--tRNA ligase: MKVTEATIQLTFPDGAIKEFDRGITTEDVAASISPGLRKKALAGKIDGHLVDLRTPIVEKGKIEIITQDSEESLEILRHSTAHLLAQAVKRLYGQVKLGVGPVIENGFYYDIDSEVAITADDLPRIEKEMKKIIGENIEIVRKEVSREEAIARYKEIGDELKLELIEAIPTGETVTIYEQGDFFDLCRGVHVPSTGKLKEFKLLSIAGAYWRGDSNNQMLQRIYGTAFFKKAELDEHLRLLEEAKERDHRKLGKELSLFTNSQKVGQGLPLWLPKGASIRRIIERYIVDKEERLGYKHVYTPVLGSSELYKTSGHWEHYQDGMFPVMEMDNEQLVLRPMNCPHHMMVYKHDIHSYRKLPLRIAELGTMHRYEMSGALTGLQRVRGMTLNDAHIFCRPDQIKEEFIRVVRLIQEVYSDFGIESYSFRLSYRDPEDTEKYFDDDAMWEKAQAMLKEAMDDLSVDYYEAEGEAAFYGPKLDVQVRTALGKDETLSTVQLDFLLPERFDLTYVGEDGKQHRPVVIHRGVVSTMERFVAFLIEEYKGAFPAWLAPIQVQVIPVSPEVHLEYAKKVSEALQQAGVRLEIDERDEKIGYKIREAQMQKIPYMLVLGDKEIETEAVNVRKYGEQKSESIPLTQFIAQLTEQIENKGN